Proteins encoded by one window of Streptococcus suis S735:
- a CDS encoding IS4 family transposase: MLDQIKAHLLDSINDIVSTANQFLLHPKKDFSRKSQLTRNLDERAAFIDMLKTSSFKQALVIMDRGYESYNVMVHCQERNWSYIIRIRVGNHSMKSGFNLPDTPCFDEAFDLNICRKQTNEMKQLYRDFPNHYRCLPNHTSFDFLPNSSRKRDPLQFYDLHFRMVRLEIKPGFFETLVTNTDYSPEKLKDLYAYRWGIETSFRDLKYSIGLTHFHAKKKEGILQEIYARFINFNVCKWLTSHVTIKTSKLKQTYKICFSDAVYACRKFLREELTSFQLETYIAKHLSIIRPNRTFQRKIKSQAPVSFTYRIS, encoded by the coding sequence ATGCTAGATCAGATTAAAGCTCATTTACTTGATAGTATTAACGACATCGTTTCCACCGCAAACCAGTTTTTACTTCATCCTAAAAAAGATTTTAGTCGGAAAAGTCAGCTAACTAGGAATCTTGATGAACGAGCAGCTTTTATTGACATGCTGAAGACCTCTTCTTTCAAACAAGCTCTGGTGATAATGGATAGGGGGTATGAATCCTACAATGTCATGGTACACTGTCAAGAAAGAAATTGGTCCTATATTATTCGTATTCGTGTCGGGAATCATTCTATGAAGTCAGGATTTAACCTCCCTGACACCCCTTGTTTTGATGAGGCATTTGACCTAAACATCTGTCGAAAACAAACCAATGAGATGAAACAACTGTATCGAGACTTTCCTAATCACTATCGCTGTTTACCTAATCACACATCCTTTGACTTTTTACCAAACTCTAGCCGAAAAAGGGATCCACTCCAGTTTTATGACCTTCATTTTCGGATGGTGCGTCTCGAAATCAAGCCAGGTTTCTTTGAGACTTTGGTGACAAATACGGATTATTCACCAGAAAAATTAAAAGATCTCTATGCCTACAGATGGGGCATAGAGACCAGTTTTCGTGACCTAAAATACAGTATTGGGTTGACTCATTTTCATGCGAAAAAGAAGGAAGGGATTCTGCAAGAAATCTACGCTCGCTTTATCAACTTTAATGTTTGTAAATGGCTAACCTCACACGTTACCATTAAAACATCAAAGTTAAAACAGACTTATAAAATTTGTTTTTCAGACGCTGTTTATGCCTGTCGAAAATTTCTTAGAGAAGAACTTACTTCCTTCCAATTAGAAACCTACATTGCCAAACATTTATCCATCATCCGACCCAATCGAACCTTCCAAAGAAAGATAAAAAGCCAGGCTCCCGTAAGCTTCACTTATAGAATATCATAA
- a CDS encoding GNAT family N-acetyltransferase — translation MAEQMRQAARLFGDWPETIIWTCLEGVMGDIYVDDSQLPQSALALYGRQSFFGFLAGQPHRDLLKICEGKDMILVPQNQNWSDLIEGTYGDGIRSFTRYATKKDTEFDLGHLQKLVDDLPESFDMKRIDRNLYEACLVEEWSRDLVGNYIDVEQFLDLGLGYVILHKGQVVSGASSYASYSAGIEIEVDTREDYRGLGLAKACAAQLILACLDRGLYPSWDAHTLTSLKLAEKLGYQLDKPYQAYEWR, via the coding sequence ATGGCAGAGCAGATGAGACAAGCAGCTCGTTTATTTGGAGACTGGCCTGAGACGATTATCTGGACCTGTTTAGAAGGTGTCATGGGAGACATTTATGTTGATGACAGCCAGTTGCCCCAGTCAGCCCTAGCACTCTACGGACGGCAGAGCTTCTTTGGTTTTTTAGCTGGCCAGCCACATCGAGACTTGCTAAAAATCTGCGAAGGTAAGGATATGATTCTAGTCCCTCAAAACCAAAACTGGTCTGACTTGATAGAAGGGACTTACGGAGACGGGATTCGGTCCTTTACCCGCTATGCTACGAAAAAGGACACTGAGTTTGACCTTGGGCATTTACAGAAACTGGTTGATGACTTGCCTGAAAGCTTTGATATGAAACGGATTGACCGTAATCTGTACGAGGCTTGTCTGGTAGAGGAATGGTCACGGGATTTGGTGGGAAATTATATAGATGTGGAACAATTTTTGGACTTGGGGCTGGGCTATGTCATCTTGCACAAGGGGCAGGTGGTCTCAGGGGCTTCGTCCTATGCCAGCTATTCAGCTGGGATTGAGATAGAAGTGGATACCAGGGAAGACTATCGAGGTCTGGGTTTGGCAAAAGCCTGTGCGGCTCAGTTAATTTTAGCTTGTTTAGACCGCGGTCTCTATCCTAGCTGGGATGCCCACACCTTGACATCCTTGAAACTGGCTGAAAAGCTGGGCTACCAATTGGACAAGCCCTATCAAGCATACGAATGGAGATAA
- a CDS encoding IS110 family transposase, with protein MEVLYQSCAGIDVHQANIVVCILHGPLTSTRPKREMATFDTTTKGLRACHDFLSQFHVEAVGMESTGVYWRPVWHALCDDFELILAQPAHMKAIPGQKTDKKDAHWIAKLTRIGLLPRSFVPDETIQELRELTRQRKHYVESRNRETNRIHKILQSGGIKLTTYIEDIMGLSGRNLLQLLVDGTPITPRIVHQSVYTSLKKKVPQLLEALDDYFSDHHRFMLKQSLEIYDFYQKQIELLEERMNVYLSQYEKHVEILDSIPGIDVITASVIISEVGVDMSQFPTFGHLASWAGLCPGNNESAGKKRSTKIRHGNSYLKKCLCQAAFAARNQKGSTLADRFYQIQSRRGSQKATIALAHQLLKIAYILLKEQMTYPEFLAQKRLLGTS; from the coding sequence ATGGAGGTTCTCTATCAATCTTGTGCAGGTATTGATGTCCATCAAGCCAATATTGTCGTCTGTATCCTACATGGACCACTCACCTCAACTCGTCCAAAGCGTGAGATGGCTACATTTGATACAACGACTAAAGGCCTACGTGCTTGCCACGATTTTCTCAGTCAATTTCATGTGGAAGCTGTTGGTATGGAAAGCACCGGTGTCTATTGGCGACCTGTCTGGCATGCTCTATGTGATGACTTCGAGTTGATACTCGCTCAACCAGCCCACATGAAGGCTATTCCAGGTCAGAAAACCGACAAGAAGGACGCTCACTGGATTGCCAAATTAACACGGATTGGTCTGCTTCCTCGGAGTTTCGTTCCCGATGAAACCATTCAAGAATTGAGGGAGTTGACCAGACAACGAAAACATTATGTGGAAAGTCGCAATCGAGAAACAAACCGTATCCATAAAATTCTTCAGTCAGGTGGTATCAAGCTAACAACCTATATTGAAGATATTATGGGGCTATCTGGTCGCAATCTCCTTCAGCTACTGGTTGATGGGACGCCTATTACACCTCGCATTGTCCATCAATCAGTTTACACCAGCTTGAAGAAGAAAGTGCCGCAGCTTCTGGAAGCCTTGGATGACTATTTTTCTGACCATCACCGCTTTATGTTAAAGCAGTCCTTAGAGATTTATGATTTTTATCAGAAGCAGATTGAGTTGTTGGAAGAGCGAATGAATGTCTATCTATCACAATATGAAAAACATGTAGAAATATTGGATTCCATCCCAGGCATTGATGTCATTACAGCTTCTGTTATCATTTCTGAGGTTGGAGTTGACATGAGTCAGTTTCCGACATTTGGACATTTAGCTTCTTGGGCTGGACTCTGTCCAGGTAATAATGAGAGTGCTGGTAAAAAACGAAGTACCAAGATTCGACACGGAAATTCATATTTGAAGAAATGTTTATGTCAAGCCGCTTTCGCCGCTAGGAACCAGAAAGGAAGTACCCTAGCAGACCGATTTTATCAGATTCAAAGTCGGCGTGGCTCACAAAAAGCAACCATTGCACTTGCGCATCAACTATTAAAAATAGCCTATATCCTTTTAAAAGAACAGATGACTTATCCTGAATTTTTAGCACAAAAAAGACTACTAGGGACGAGCTAG
- a CDS encoding HAD-IA family hydrolase has protein sequence MTPTFIWDLDGTLLDSYEAILAGIQETYQEYVLPFDRAEVRKFILRYSVKDLLVRDADKYGLDSDELNRVRATSLKEKNTQIPLMAGAVEILNWTAEQGIQNFVYTHKSDNAFQVLEDLGVRHHFTEILTSDSGFARKPSPEALLFLIEKYGLDKENTYYIGDRLLDVETAVNAGIHSINLQIDGVEQNWKIVSLLDIKQILTDKSSHNNL, from the coding sequence ATGACACCGACATTTATTTGGGATTTGGACGGAACGCTGTTGGATTCCTATGAAGCGATTTTGGCAGGGATTCAAGAAACCTATCAAGAATATGTTCTTCCCTTTGACCGTGCAGAAGTAAGAAAGTTTATCCTTCGCTATTCTGTCAAGGATTTGCTGGTGCGTGATGCGGACAAGTACGGTCTGGATAGCGATGAGCTCAATCGTGTGCGTGCGACTTCCTTGAAGGAAAAGAATACGCAGATTCCCTTGATGGCTGGTGCGGTGGAAATCTTAAACTGGACTGCGGAACAAGGTATTCAAAACTTTGTCTATACCCACAAGAGTGACAATGCTTTTCAGGTCTTGGAGGATTTGGGTGTCCGTCACCATTTCACAGAAATCTTGACCAGCGATTCTGGTTTTGCCCGCAAACCAAGTCCAGAAGCTCTGCTATTTCTCATCGAAAAATACGGACTGGACAAGGAAAATACCTACTATATCGGTGACCGTTTGCTCGATGTAGAAACAGCTGTCAACGCAGGAATTCACAGTATCAACCTGCAAATTGATGGTGTGGAGCAGAATTGGAAGATTGTTTCTTTATTGGACATAAAACAAATATTAACAGATAAATCAAGTCATAACAACCTGTGA
- a CDS encoding helix-turn-helix domain-containing protein has product MNDKEFGQRVRQLRESASMTREQFCDDELELSVRQLTRIEAGASKPTFSKIQYIATRLGMGLYELMPDYVSLPERYSKLKFDVLRTPTYGNEDLAEKRDAMMTEIYDDYYDELPEEEKIAIDAIQSRIDTLESGTAGFGKEILEDYFEQIFRKRKYELNDLLIVRLHLEYVRLSSCDSEIFRQFLKIIEHLHEQINIINSNDLFVLRDTLLSCVNILGSKKYYEPIPKIFDSVDKIIQSTQDFQKKPIVSVLKWKYALFVDKDRDEAEKHYLDAVLFAKLIENRELEQKIEEDWRVDNQ; this is encoded by the coding sequence ATGAACGATAAGGAATTTGGACAGCGTGTACGTCAATTACGAGAATCTGCTAGTATGACACGTGAACAGTTTTGTGACGATGAACTGGAACTCTCTGTGCGCCAATTAACTCGTATTGAAGCAGGTGCTTCCAAGCCGACTTTTTCAAAGATTCAGTATATTGCAACTCGTTTAGGTATGGGACTTTACGAGCTTATGCCAGATTATGTATCTTTACCCGAAAGATATTCCAAGCTGAAGTTTGATGTGCTTCGCACCCCAACTTATGGTAATGAAGATTTGGCGGAAAAGCGAGATGCCATGATGACAGAAATCTATGACGATTATTATGATGAATTGCCTGAGGAGGAGAAGATAGCAATAGATGCGATTCAATCACGAATTGATACTTTAGAGTCAGGTACAGCAGGCTTTGGAAAAGAGATACTGGAAGACTACTTTGAACAAATTTTTCGCAAACGAAAGTATGAATTGAATGATTTGTTGATTGTTAGGCTCCATCTTGAATATGTTAGGTTATCTAGCTGTGATTCAGAAATATTTAGACAGTTTTTGAAAATTATAGAGCATTTACATGAGCAAATCAATATCATCAACTCAAATGATTTATTTGTTTTACGAGACACGCTATTATCTTGTGTAAATATATTAGGAAGTAAAAAATATTACGAACCAATACCAAAGATATTTGACAGTGTAGATAAGATTATACAGTCGACACAAGATTTTCAGAAAAAGCCCATTGTTAGTGTATTAAAATGGAAATATGCACTTTTTGTGGATAAGGATCGGGATGAGGCAGAAAAGCATTATCTAGATGCGGTGCTATTTGCAAAATTGATAGAAAATAGAGAGTTAGAACAGAAGATTGAAGAAGATTGGAGAGTTGACAATCAATAA
- the ruvB gene encoding Holliday junction branch migration DNA helicase RuvB — translation MTNRILDMEQMQDEEYVERTLRPQKLNEYIGQDKVKDQLKIFIEAAKLRDEALDHTLLFGPPGLGKTTMAFVIANELGVNIKQTSGPVIEKAGDLVALLNDLEPGDVLFIDEIHRMPMAVEEILYSAMEDFYIDIMIGAGEASRSVHLELPPFTLIGATTRAGMLSNPLRARFGITGHMEYYELADLTEIVERTADIFDMEITHEAAIELARRSRGTPRIANRLLKRVRDFAQIMGDGLIDDSITDKALTMLDVDREGLDYVDQKILRTMIEMYGGGPVGLNTLSVNIAEERETVEDMYEPYLIQQGFLMRTRTGRVATAKAYEHLGYPYTEK, via the coding sequence ATGACAAATCGAATTTTAGATATGGAACAAATGCAGGACGAGGAATATGTCGAGCGTACCCTGCGTCCGCAGAAATTAAACGAATACATCGGTCAGGACAAGGTTAAGGACCAGCTCAAAATCTTTATCGAGGCAGCCAAGCTCCGTGATGAAGCCTTGGACCATACCCTTCTGTTTGGACCTCCAGGTTTGGGGAAGACCACCATGGCCTTTGTCATCGCCAACGAACTGGGCGTTAATATCAAGCAGACTAGTGGTCCTGTTATTGAAAAAGCAGGTGACTTGGTGGCCCTTCTCAACGACTTGGAGCCTGGCGACGTCCTCTTTATCGATGAAATCCACCGTATGCCCATGGCGGTCGAGGAGATTCTCTACTCAGCCATGGAAGACTTCTACATCGACATCATGATTGGGGCTGGGGAGGCCAGTCGCTCCGTGCATTTGGAGTTGCCGCCTTTTACCCTGATTGGAGCGACCACTCGTGCGGGTATGCTGTCCAATCCCCTGCGGGCCCGATTTGGGATTACCGGTCACATGGAGTATTACGAACTGGCTGATTTGACGGAGATTGTCGAGCGGACGGCGGATATCTTTGACATGGAGATTACTCATGAAGCTGCTATTGAGCTGGCTCGTCGGTCTCGTGGAACTCCCCGTATCGCCAACCGTCTGCTCAAGCGGGTGCGGGATTTCGCACAGATTATGGGCGACGGCCTGATTGACGATAGCATTACGGATAAGGCCCTGACTATGCTGGATGTGGACCGAGAGGGGCTGGACTATGTGGACCAGAAGATTCTCCGCACCATGATTGAGATGTACGGTGGCGGTCCCGTCGGCCTCAACACCCTGTCGGTCAATATTGCCGAGGAGCGTGAGACGGTGGAGGACATGTACGAACCTTACCTGATTCAGCAGGGCTTCCTCATGCGGACGCGGACAGGGCGGGTTGCGACAGCCAAGGCTTACGAGCACTTGGGTTATCCCTATACGGAAAAATAA